A single Comamonas sp. NLF-1-9 DNA region contains:
- a CDS encoding acetyl-CoA C-acyltransferase, which produces MQDPIVIVGAARTPMGAFMGDFSALAAHDLGGAAIKAAVKQAGIAPEKVDEVLFGNCLMAGQGQAPARQAAHKAGLPRSTGAVTLSKMCGSGMECAILAHDQLVAGSRDVMVAGGMESMTNAPYLLQKGRGGYRMGHDKVYDHMMLDGLEDAYEPGRSMGTFGEDCAAKYQFTREQQDAFAVESVQRAQQAAQSGAFDAEITPVTFATRKGEVTVSIDEGPAKAKLDKIATLKPAFKKDGTITAASSSSINDGAAALVLMHESTAKELDCKPLARIVAHATHAQEPNWFTTAPIGATEKALKKAGWSVADVDLWEVNEAFAVVPMALMHDLKVPHEKVNVNGGACALGHPIGASGARIMVTLLYALKARGLKKGLATLCIGGGEATAVALEVI; this is translated from the coding sequence ATGCAAGACCCCATCGTCATCGTCGGTGCCGCCCGTACCCCCATGGGCGCCTTCATGGGCGACTTTTCCGCGCTCGCCGCGCACGACCTGGGCGGCGCCGCGATCAAGGCCGCGGTCAAGCAGGCCGGCATCGCCCCGGAGAAAGTCGACGAGGTGTTGTTTGGCAACTGCCTCATGGCCGGACAAGGCCAGGCGCCGGCGCGCCAGGCGGCGCACAAGGCGGGGCTGCCGCGCAGCACCGGGGCGGTGACGCTGTCCAAGATGTGCGGCTCGGGCATGGAGTGCGCCATCCTCGCGCACGACCAGCTCGTGGCCGGCAGCCGCGACGTGATGGTCGCCGGCGGCATGGAGAGCATGACCAACGCCCCCTACCTGCTGCAAAAGGGCCGCGGCGGCTATCGCATGGGGCACGACAAGGTCTACGACCACATGATGCTCGACGGCCTGGAAGACGCCTACGAGCCCGGCCGCTCCATGGGCACCTTCGGCGAGGACTGCGCCGCCAAATACCAGTTCACGCGCGAGCAGCAGGACGCGTTTGCGGTCGAGAGCGTCCAGCGCGCGCAGCAGGCGGCGCAAAGCGGCGCGTTCGACGCCGAAATCACGCCGGTGACGTTTGCCACGCGCAAGGGCGAGGTGACGGTGTCCATCGACGAAGGCCCGGCCAAGGCCAAGCTGGACAAGATTGCCACGCTCAAACCCGCGTTCAAGAAGGACGGCACGATTACCGCAGCATCGAGCTCCAGCATCAACGACGGCGCGGCGGCGCTGGTGCTGATGCACGAATCGACCGCCAAGGAATTGGACTGCAAGCCGCTGGCGCGCATCGTCGCGCACGCCACGCATGCGCAGGAGCCCAACTGGTTCACCACCGCGCCGATCGGTGCGACCGAAAAGGCGCTGAAGAAGGCCGGCTGGAGCGTGGCCGACGTCGATCTGTGGGAGGTGAACGAAGCCTTTGCCGTGGTACCCATGGCGCTGATGCACGACCTGAAGGTGCCGCACGAGAAGGTCAACGTCAACGGCGGCGCCTGCGCGCTGGGCCACCCGATCGGTGCGAGCGGCGCGCGCATCATGGTCACGCTGCTGTATGCGCTCAAGGCACGCGGGCTGAAGAAGGGGCTGGCCACGCTGTGCATCGGCGGCGGCGAAGCCACGGCGGTCGCGCTGGAAGTGATTTAG
- a CDS encoding SDR family oxidoreductase: MARVLIMGASRGLGLELARQYLTARDEVFATAHSDAGMQALQELGLTPLRLDVSDAASVQQLGERLKGESIDIAWHVAGVMCSRRDARHAPSLQEFDRVMHTNVLGAMQTIPVVAPLVEAAQGRFGFLTSVMGQIGSASASNAWLYRSSKAALNMVVASARHSYPKAWFALFHPGWVKTDMGGDKAPLGVRDSVTRLRVTLQSAGAADNGAFFNEEGVRLRSW, encoded by the coding sequence ATGGCCAGGGTTTTGATCATGGGGGCCTCGCGCGGTCTTGGGCTGGAGCTGGCACGCCAGTACCTCACCGCGCGCGATGAAGTGTTTGCCACGGCGCACAGCGACGCGGGCATGCAGGCGCTGCAGGAGCTCGGCCTCACGCCGCTGCGCCTGGACGTGAGCGATGCGGCCAGCGTGCAACAACTGGGCGAGCGGCTCAAGGGCGAGAGCATCGACATCGCCTGGCATGTGGCCGGGGTGATGTGCAGCCGCCGCGATGCGCGCCATGCGCCCAGTCTGCAGGAGTTCGACCGGGTGATGCACACCAACGTGCTGGGCGCGATGCAGACCATCCCCGTGGTGGCGCCGCTGGTGGAAGCAGCGCAGGGGCGCTTTGGCTTTCTCACCAGTGTCATGGGGCAGATCGGCAGCGCCAGCGCCAGCAACGCCTGGCTGTACCGCAGCAGCAAGGCGGCGCTGAACATGGTGGTGGCTTCGGCCCGGCACAGCTATCCCAAGGCCTGGTTTGCGCTGTTTCACCCCGGCTGGGTCAAGACCGACATGGGCGGCGACAAGGCTCCATTGGGCGTGCGCGACAGCGTGACCAGGCTGCGCGTGACGCTGCAGAGCGCCGGCGCTGCCGACAACGGCGCCTTCTTCAACGAAGAGGGTGTGCGCCTGCGCTCCTGGTAG
- a CDS encoding SLC13 family permease, translating to MPAEIAALLRAHPLFARCSRLDHARLLAAATTCQFKAGERLFEAGAPSEHYYWITAGTAKLSSTRSQTAGPGDGLGAEAFADGTASDNRYLASATALTEVSALRLERGALRSLLASRPQLKSPALAELARALGELAPPAPAAPAASASAPLPWKALLGWISTMVLSPLAWWMGQRAGLTPQAAVYLGLFTMAALMWLFALVDEYIPPLIAVVAMLFIELVPARVALHGFYSRTFILLLGVYAVSAVVVASGLAYRLMLWTLLRLPDTPFWHRSALTFFGMVLSIVMPSSNARLALMLPLYKEMDASLGARRHSPEASALVVATFTGATLFSPLLLTAKSSNLAAFAMLPAQVRLNFQGITWLLGATVVALGFVLVHFAVMRLAWQPQQRTALPLARIRTQLVTLGPLQPAEWAAALAFTTFVLGAALPQWHQSQAAWLAGLVLVALMVLGLLDKSGFQSKIDWPTIFFLLCLDGFTDAISYLHLDKAMLQVLMPLLGWIHGDLVWFTLLALLVTVALRLALPTTAGMVLAATLLLPIGLANGIHPWIVVFLTSLFSDIWFMPHQQSSFAQLQGAGMRQRCDESLFFRYAWWLNGVRVLLAFASIPWWR from the coding sequence ATGCCCGCCGAGATTGCCGCCCTGCTGCGCGCCCATCCGCTGTTTGCCCGCTGTTCGCGGCTGGACCACGCGCGGCTGCTGGCGGCCGCCACGACCTGCCAGTTCAAGGCGGGAGAGCGCCTGTTCGAAGCGGGCGCGCCGTCCGAGCATTACTACTGGATCACCGCCGGCACGGCCAAGCTCTCGAGCACCCGCTCGCAGACCGCCGGGCCGGGCGACGGCCTGGGCGCCGAGGCCTTTGCCGACGGCACCGCCAGCGACAACCGCTATCTGGCCAGCGCCACGGCGCTGACTGAGGTGAGCGCACTGCGCCTGGAACGCGGCGCGCTGCGCAGCCTGCTGGCCAGCCGGCCCCAGCTCAAATCGCCGGCGCTCGCCGAACTCGCTCGTGCGCTGGGCGAACTGGCGCCGCCCGCTCCCGCCGCGCCGGCCGCCAGCGCCAGCGCGCCGCTGCCCTGGAAGGCTTTGCTGGGGTGGATCAGCACCATGGTGTTGTCGCCTCTGGCCTGGTGGATGGGGCAGCGGGCGGGGCTCACGCCGCAGGCGGCGGTTTATCTGGGCCTGTTCACCATGGCCGCGCTGATGTGGCTGTTTGCGCTGGTCGATGAATACATCCCGCCCCTGATCGCCGTCGTCGCCATGCTGTTCATCGAGCTGGTGCCGGCGCGCGTGGCGCTGCACGGGTTTTACTCGCGCACCTTCATCCTGCTGCTCGGGGTGTATGCGGTGTCGGCCGTGGTAGTGGCTTCGGGGCTTGCTTACCGGCTCATGCTCTGGACGCTGCTGCGCCTGCCGGACACGCCGTTCTGGCACCGCTCGGCGCTGACCTTCTTCGGCATGGTGTTGTCCATCGTCATGCCATCGTCCAACGCGCGCCTGGCGCTGATGCTGCCGCTGTACAAGGAAATGGACGCAAGCCTGGGCGCGCGCCGGCATTCGCCCGAAGCCAGCGCGCTGGTGGTGGCGACCTTCACCGGCGCGACGCTGTTCTCGCCGCTGCTGCTCACCGCCAAGAGCTCCAACCTCGCGGCCTTCGCGATGCTGCCGGCGCAGGTGCGGCTGAACTTTCAAGGCATCACCTGGCTGCTGGGCGCGACGGTGGTGGCGCTGGGCTTCGTGCTGGTGCACTTTGCCGTCATGCGCCTGGCCTGGCAGCCGCAGCAACGCACGGCCCTGCCGCTGGCGCGCATCCGCACCCAGCTCGTCACGCTCGGGCCGCTGCAGCCGGCGGAATGGGCGGCGGCGCTGGCCTTCACCACCTTCGTGCTGGGCGCGGCGCTGCCGCAGTGGCACCAGTCGCAGGCCGCTTGGCTCGCGGGCCTGGTGCTGGTTGCTCTGATGGTGCTGGGGCTGCTGGACAAGAGCGGCTTTCAGAGCAAGATCGACTGGCCGACGATCTTCTTCCTGCTGTGCCTGGACGGCTTTACCGACGCCATCAGCTACCTGCATCTGGACAAGGCCATGCTGCAGGTGCTGATGCCGCTGCTGGGCTGGATCCATGGCGACCTGGTCTGGTTCACGCTGCTGGCGCTGCTGGTCACCGTGGCGCTGCGCCTGGCGCTGCCGACGACCGCGGGCATGGTGCTGGCGGCCACGCTGCTGCTGCCCATAGGCCTGGCCAACGGCATCCACCCGTGGATCGTGGTGTTCCTGACCTCGCTGTTTTCCGACATCTGGTTCATGCCCCACCAGCAGTCCTCGTTTGCGCAGTTGCAGGGCGCGGGCATGCGCCAGCGCTGCGATGAAAGCCTGTTCTTTCGCTACGCCTGGTGGCTCAACGGCGTGCGCGTGCTGCTGGCGTTTGCCAGCATTCCCTGGTGGCGCTGA
- a CDS encoding acyl-CoA dehydrogenase family protein — translation MLLTQDQEMIRDAVRDFVREQITPHAARWDKGHHFPREVHQGLAALGAYGICVPEEYGGAGLDYLTLALVLEEIAAGDGGTSTAISVTNCPVNAILMRYGSEAQKRDWLSPLARGEMLGAFCLTEPHVGSDASALRTTATLDDGEYVINGVKQFITSGQNGQVAIVIAVTDKAAGKRGMSAFIVPTSTPGYIVARLEDKLGQHSSDTAQIQFDNCRVSAANLIGAEGEGYRIALSALEGGRIGIAAQSVGMARAALDCALHYSKERESFGTPIFNHQAVGFRLADCATQIEAARQLIWHAASLRDAGRPCLKEAAMAKLFATEMAERVCSAAIQTLGGYGYVSDFPVERIYRDVRVCQIYEGTSDVQKIIIQRALA, via the coding sequence ATGCTGTTGACCCAAGACCAGGAAATGATCCGCGACGCCGTGCGCGACTTCGTGCGCGAGCAGATCACCCCCCACGCCGCGCGCTGGGACAAGGGGCACCACTTCCCGCGCGAGGTGCACCAGGGCCTGGCCGCCTTGGGCGCCTACGGCATTTGCGTGCCAGAGGAATACGGCGGCGCAGGCCTCGACTACCTGACGCTGGCGCTGGTGCTGGAAGAAATCGCCGCGGGCGACGGCGGCACCAGCACGGCGATTTCCGTGACCAACTGCCCGGTCAACGCCATCTTGATGCGCTATGGCTCCGAGGCGCAAAAGCGCGACTGGCTCAGCCCGCTGGCGCGCGGTGAGATGCTCGGGGCGTTTTGCCTGACCGAGCCGCACGTCGGCTCGGACGCCTCCGCGCTGCGCACCACGGCCACGCTCGACGACGGCGAGTACGTGATCAACGGCGTCAAGCAGTTCATCACCAGCGGCCAGAACGGCCAGGTCGCGATCGTCATCGCCGTCACCGACAAGGCCGCGGGCAAGCGCGGCATGAGCGCCTTCATCGTGCCCACGAGCACGCCGGGCTACATCGTCGCGCGGCTGGAGGACAAGCTGGGCCAGCACAGCAGCGACACGGCGCAAATCCAGTTCGACAACTGCCGCGTGAGCGCCGCCAACCTCATCGGCGCCGAGGGCGAGGGCTACCGCATTGCACTGTCCGCGCTCGAGGGCGGGCGCATCGGCATCGCCGCGCAAAGCGTGGGCATGGCGCGCGCGGCGCTCGATTGCGCGCTGCACTACAGCAAGGAGCGCGAGAGCTTTGGCACGCCCATCTTCAACCACCAGGCCGTGGGTTTTCGCCTGGCCGACTGCGCCACGCAGATCGAGGCCGCACGCCAGCTCATCTGGCACGCCGCCAGCCTGCGCGACGCCGGTCGCCCCTGCCTGAAGGAGGCGGCCATGGCCAAGCTCTTTGCCACCGAGATGGCCGAGCGCGTGTGCAGCGCCGCCATCCAGACGCTGGGCGGCTATGGCTACGTGAGCGACTTCCCGGTCGAGCGCATCTACCGCGACGTGCGCGTCTGCCAGATCTACGAAGGCACGAGCGACGTGCAGAAAATCATCATCCAGCGGGCGCTGGCGTGA
- a CDS encoding YchJ family protein: protein MSQACHCGRLDARGKPLAYAQCCERYLDHFDTTPAPDAESLVRSRYSAYVRENEAYLRATWHASRRPSRVRFDAGVKWLGLEVRQHRQTGEHSAEVEFIARCRSADGKATRMHELSRFVREEGRWYYVDGDWR, encoded by the coding sequence GTGAGCCAGGCCTGCCACTGCGGCCGGCTGGACGCGCGCGGCAAACCCCTGGCCTATGCCCAATGCTGCGAGCGCTACCTGGACCACTTCGACACCACACCCGCGCCCGACGCCGAAAGCCTGGTGCGCTCGCGCTACAGCGCCTACGTGCGTGAAAACGAGGCTTATCTGCGCGCCACCTGGCACGCAAGCCGGCGCCCCTCGCGCGTGCGCTTTGATGCGGGCGTGAAGTGGCTGGGCCTGGAGGTGCGCCAGCACCGCCAGACGGGCGAGCACAGCGCCGAAGTGGAATTCATCGCCCGCTGCCGCAGCGCCGACGGCAAGGCCACGCGCATGCATGAACTCAGCCGCTTCGTGCGCGAGGAGGGGCGCTGGTATTACGTGGATGGGGATTGGCGGTAG
- a CDS encoding virulence RhuM family protein, which produces MSKRKQTVPSVRSSAAEYLTFVAASGQGGVEAVYADENVWLSQKMMATLYGVEVPTINYHLKKVFADSELREDAVVRNFRTTAADGKGYDTKHYSLAAIIAVGYKVNSERAVQFRKWAIGIVEEFAIKGWAMDVERLKQGGSVLSDRYFEEQLQRVREIRLSERKFYQKITDIYATAIDYDVSAQATQRFFATVQNKLHWAIHGHTAAEVIVARADAGKTHMGLATWKDAPRGKIQKFDVVVAKNYLNADELVQLSRLVNAYLDMAELMAQRKMPMTMQDWEARLNRFLQLTEREVLQDAGRVSAEIAKAHAETEFEKYRIVQDRLFQSDFDRLLLQLEDTEKRGRER; this is translated from the coding sequence ATGAGCAAGAGAAAGCAGACAGTTCCCTCCGTCCGCTCTTCCGCGGCGGAATACCTGACCTTTGTCGCAGCCTCCGGCCAAGGGGGCGTGGAGGCGGTATATGCCGACGAGAACGTCTGGCTGAGCCAGAAGATGATGGCCACGCTCTACGGCGTGGAGGTGCCCACCATCAACTACCACTTGAAAAAGGTATTTGCCGACAGCGAGTTGCGGGAGGACGCAGTTGTTAGAAATTTTCGAACAACTGCCGCCGACGGCAAGGGCTACGACACCAAGCACTACAGCTTGGCCGCCATCATCGCTGTGGGCTACAAGGTCAATTCCGAGCGTGCGGTGCAGTTTCGCAAATGGGCGATCGGCATCGTCGAGGAGTTCGCCATCAAGGGCTGGGCCATGGACGTGGAGCGACTGAAGCAAGGCGGCTCTGTCCTGTCCGACCGGTATTTCGAGGAGCAGCTTCAGCGCGTCCGCGAGATCCGCCTTTCGGAGCGCAAGTTCTACCAGAAGATCACCGACATCTATGCCACCGCCATCGACTACGACGTGAGCGCGCAGGCCACACAGCGGTTCTTTGCCACGGTGCAGAACAAGCTGCACTGGGCGATCCATGGCCACACTGCGGCGGAAGTGATCGTCGCCCGCGCCGATGCCGGAAAGACCCACATGGGCCTGGCCACCTGGAAGGACGCGCCGCGCGGAAAGATTCAGAAATTCGACGTGGTAGTGGCCAAGAACTACCTGAACGCGGACGAGCTGGTGCAGCTTTCCCGGCTGGTCAACGCCTACCTGGACATGGCCGAATTGATGGCACAGCGGAAAATGCCGATGACCATGCAGGACTGGGAGGCGCGCCTGAACCGCTTTCTGCAGTTGACGGAGCGCGAGGTATTGCAGGACGCCGGCCGCGTGAGCGCCGAAATTGCCAAAGCCCACGCCGAAACCGAGTTCGAGAAATACCGCATCGTGCAAGACAGGCTGTTTCAGAGCGATTTCGATCGCCTGCTGCTGCAGCTTGAAGACACGGAAAAACGGGGTCGCGAGCGATAA
- a CDS encoding AraC family transcriptional regulator → MLDMRPARKPHARTPVALVLDVVRAYEVRAMRPEEALAQAQITPSQLKQPRGYVTATQFERLCAAAMRELDDEALGWFSRRLPWGSYGMLARASITSGQLGLALARWCRHHALLTDDITLTLSQGGDSARIAIAEHRPLGPGGALREICLLSTLRNLHGLACWLIDTRVRLARVQFPFAAPAHAEVYPLLFPGPIGFDAPQAAFEFDSRYLALPLTRDEAALQHMLQRALPLTVWQYQRERLLVARVRQLLGSDPAMLQSAVLVADALHLSERTLHRQLRQEGASLQQLKNEVRRAQAEHLLRHTERPVKQVAQAAGFASDKSFARAFRAWAGCSPQQYRASYRQSPST, encoded by the coding sequence ATGCTCGACATGCGCCCCGCCCGCAAGCCGCACGCCCGCACGCCCGTCGCTCTGGTGCTGGACGTCGTGCGCGCCTACGAGGTCCGCGCCATGCGCCCTGAAGAAGCTCTGGCGCAGGCACAAATCACGCCATCGCAACTCAAGCAGCCCCGGGGCTACGTGACCGCCACCCAGTTCGAGCGCCTGTGCGCCGCCGCCATGCGCGAACTGGACGACGAAGCCCTGGGCTGGTTCAGCCGTCGCCTGCCCTGGGGCAGCTACGGCATGCTGGCGCGCGCCTCCATCACATCGGGGCAGCTGGGGCTGGCGCTGGCGCGCTGGTGCCGCCACCACGCGCTGCTGACCGACGACATCACCCTGACGCTGAGCCAGGGCGGCGACAGCGCGCGCATCGCGATTGCCGAGCACCGCCCGCTCGGCCCGGGCGGCGCGCTGCGCGAGATCTGCCTGCTGTCCACGCTGCGCAACCTCCACGGCTTGGCCTGCTGGCTGATCGACACCCGCGTGCGGCTTGCGCGGGTGCAGTTTCCGTTCGCCGCGCCGGCGCACGCCGAGGTGTATCCATTGCTGTTCCCCGGGCCGATCGGCTTCGACGCCCCGCAGGCCGCATTTGAGTTCGACAGCCGCTATCTGGCCCTGCCCCTGACGCGCGACGAAGCCGCGCTGCAACACATGCTGCAGCGGGCGCTGCCGCTCACCGTCTGGCAATACCAGCGCGAGCGCCTGCTGGTAGCGCGCGTGCGCCAGCTTCTGGGCAGCGACCCGGCCATGCTGCAAAGCGCGGTGCTTGTGGCCGACGCGCTACACCTTTCAGAGCGCACGCTGCACCGCCAGCTGCGCCAGGAAGGCGCATCGCTGCAACAGCTCAAGAACGAAGTGCGCCGCGCCCAGGCCGAACACCTGCTGCGCCACACCGAACGCCCCGTCAAGCAGGTAGCGCAGGCGGCCGGCTTTGCCAGCGACAAGAGCTTCGCCCGCGCGTTTCGGGCCTGGGCGGGCTGCTCGCCGCAGCAGTACCGTGCGAGCTACCGCCAGTCGCCGTCCACGTAA
- a CDS encoding carboxyl transferase domain-containing protein, whose product MSVLQTKLNPRSADFQANAQAMRALVDDLKAQVAKVGQGGGEAARKKHLARGKLLPRVRVQMLLDPGTPFLEIAPLAALHMYPDRDGTDSAPAAGLIAGIGRVSGVDCMIVCNDATVKGGTYYPMTVKKHLRAQEVAQQNRLPCIYLVDSGGANLPNQDEVFPDRDHFGRIFYNQANMSAQGIAQIAVVMGSCTAGGAYVPAMSDESIIVKNQGTIFLGGPPLVKAATGEEVSAEDLGGGDVHTRLSGVADYLAQNDTHALALAREVVAHLNHTKTPAGALRKPAPPKYAPEELYGVIPKDTRKPFDVHEIIARIADESAFQEFKARFGTTLVCGFAHIEGMPVGIIANNGILFSESAQKGAHFIELCCQRKIPLVFLQNITGFMVGRKYENEGIARHGAKLVTAVATANVPKFTVIIGGSFGAGNYGMCGRAYSPRFLWMWPNARISVMGGEQAATVLATVKRDGIERKGGQWSAEEEEAFKAPIREQYEEQGHPYYASARLWDDGVIDPADTRRMLALGLSAAHNAPIEDVKFGVFRM is encoded by the coding sequence ATGTCGGTTTTGCAAACCAAGCTCAACCCGCGTTCGGCCGATTTCCAGGCCAATGCTCAGGCCATGCGCGCGCTGGTGGACGACCTCAAGGCCCAGGTCGCCAAGGTCGGTCAGGGCGGGGGCGAGGCGGCGCGCAAGAAGCACCTGGCGCGCGGCAAGCTGCTGCCGCGCGTGCGCGTGCAGATGCTGCTGGACCCGGGCACGCCGTTTCTGGAAATTGCCCCGCTGGCGGCGCTGCACATGTACCCGGACCGCGACGGCACCGATTCCGCCCCGGCAGCCGGGCTGATTGCAGGCATTGGCCGTGTCTCTGGCGTGGACTGCATGATCGTGTGCAATGACGCGACGGTGAAGGGCGGCACCTACTACCCGATGACGGTGAAGAAGCACCTGCGCGCGCAGGAGGTCGCCCAGCAGAACCGCCTGCCCTGCATCTACCTGGTGGACTCGGGCGGCGCCAATTTGCCCAACCAGGACGAGGTCTTCCCCGACCGCGACCACTTCGGCCGCATCTTCTACAACCAGGCCAACATGAGCGCGCAGGGCATTGCGCAGATCGCCGTGGTCATGGGCAGTTGTACGGCGGGCGGCGCCTATGTGCCGGCGATGAGCGACGAATCCATCATCGTCAAGAACCAGGGCACGATCTTTCTGGGCGGCCCGCCGCTGGTGAAGGCCGCCACGGGCGAGGAGGTGAGCGCCGAAGACCTGGGCGGGGGCGACGTGCACACGCGCCTGTCGGGCGTGGCCGACTACCTGGCGCAAAACGACACCCATGCGCTGGCCCTGGCGCGCGAGGTGGTGGCACACCTGAACCACACCAAGACGCCCGCCGGTGCGCTGCGCAAACCCGCGCCGCCCAAATACGCGCCCGAAGAGCTCTACGGCGTGATTCCCAAGGACACGCGCAAACCCTTTGACGTGCACGAGATCATCGCCCGCATCGCGGACGAGAGCGCCTTCCAGGAATTCAAGGCGCGCTTTGGCACCACGCTGGTCTGCGGCTTTGCGCACATCGAAGGCATGCCCGTGGGCATCATTGCCAACAACGGCATTCTGTTTTCCGAGTCGGCGCAAAAGGGCGCGCACTTCATCGAGCTGTGCTGCCAGCGCAAGATCCCGCTCGTCTTCCTGCAGAACATCACCGGCTTCATGGTCGGGCGCAAGTACGAAAACGAAGGCATCGCCCGCCACGGCGCCAAGCTGGTCACGGCGGTGGCCACGGCCAACGTGCCCAAATTCACCGTCATCATCGGCGGCAGCTTTGGCGCCGGCAACTACGGCATGTGCGGGCGCGCCTACAGCCCGCGCTTTCTCTGGATGTGGCCCAACGCGCGCATCAGCGTGATGGGCGGCGAGCAGGCCGCCACGGTGCTGGCCACCGTCAAGCGCGACGGCATAGAGCGCAAGGGCGGGCAGTGGAGCGCCGAGGAGGAAGAAGCCTTCAAGGCCCCGATCCGCGAGCAGTACGAAGAGCAGGGCCACCCCTATTACGCCAGCGCCCGCCTGTGGGACGACGGCGTGATCGACCCCGCCGACACCCGCCGCATGCTGGCGCTGGGCCTGTCGGCGGCGCACAACGCGCCGATCGAAGACGTGAAGTTTGGCGTTTTCCGGATGTAA
- a CDS encoding type II toxin-antitoxin system VapB family antitoxin: protein MRTNIDIDDDLLAKAMQAGPYTTKKDTVEAGLRLLARQAAYREILKWRGKLKWEGDESIDWTQPDPETEVDEAPTLVALEVNEGRADYRATRAKPPAPTPANPTPEKRHRAGR from the coding sequence ATGCGCACAAACATTGATATTGACGACGACTTGTTGGCCAAGGCCATGCAGGCAGGCCCCTACACGACCAAGAAGGACACCGTGGAGGCAGGCCTGCGCCTGCTGGCGCGCCAGGCGGCGTACCGCGAAATCCTGAAATGGCGCGGCAAGCTCAAGTGGGAAGGCGACGAATCAATCGACTGGACGCAGCCGGACCCGGAAACCGAGGTGGATGAAGCGCCCACGCTTGTCGCGCTGGAGGTAAATGAAGGCCGGGCGGACTACCGTGCCACGCGCGCCAAGCCGCCAGCCCCAACGCCAGCGAACCCCACACCGGAGAAGCGCCACCGTGCTGGTCGTTGA
- a CDS encoding PIN domain nuclease, whose product MLVVDSSVWIDFFADRPTAACDELDRLLQDGQTRLVVPDVVLYEVLRGFRHERAMRQARTLLQTLSVEPCGGADVALAAAEHYRHLRARGITVRASTGVMVAAFCIERDYLLLHRDRDYDGFAAHRGLRIWEH is encoded by the coding sequence GTGCTGGTCGTTGACTCCAGCGTCTGGATCGATTTTTTTGCCGACCGGCCTACCGCCGCCTGCGATGAACTCGATCGTCTGCTGCAGGACGGCCAGACCCGTCTGGTCGTGCCCGACGTGGTGCTGTACGAGGTGCTGCGCGGCTTTCGCCACGAGCGCGCGATGCGCCAGGCGCGGACGCTGCTGCAAACCCTCAGCGTCGAGCCTTGCGGCGGTGCGGACGTGGCGCTGGCCGCCGCCGAGCACTACCGCCACCTGCGCGCGCGCGGCATCACGGTGCGCGCCAGCACGGGCGTGATGGTCGCCGCCTTCTGCATCGAACGCGACTACCTGCTGCTGCACCGCGACCGCGATTACGACGGTTTTGCCGCGCACCGGGGTCTGCGCATTTGGGAGCATTGA
- a CDS encoding DinB family protein yields MPTWQDHFSTLARYNVWASTRLLDAVAPLDEADYRRDMGLFFKSIHGSLNHLLVAEHLLWWGRIAEGVSLKVALDGEAEPDRARLAQRLLQGAARWQPLIESWPASRFDGRFNYTTMGGEPVSLPFAATLAHVFNHGTHHRGQITAALTALGQRCPELDMAYMLQEESPT; encoded by the coding sequence ATGCCCACTTGGCAAGACCATTTTTCGACCCTGGCGCGCTACAACGTCTGGGCCAGCACGCGCCTGCTGGACGCCGTCGCGCCGCTGGACGAAGCCGACTACCGGCGCGACATGGGGCTGTTTTTCAAGAGCATTCACGGCAGCCTCAACCACCTGCTGGTGGCCGAACACCTGCTGTGGTGGGGCCGCATTGCCGAGGGCGTTTCGCTGAAGGTGGCGCTGGACGGCGAAGCCGAGCCGGACCGCGCACGCCTGGCGCAACGCCTGCTGCAAGGCGCTGCCCGCTGGCAACCGCTGATCGAGAGCTGGCCGGCATCGCGCTTTGACGGCCGGTTCAACTACACGACGATGGGCGGCGAGCCCGTCTCGCTGCCCTTTGCTGCCACGCTGGCCCACGTCTTCAACCATGGCACGCACCACCGCGGGCAGATCACGGCGGCACTGACGGCGCTGGGCCAGCGCTGCCCCGAACTCGACATGGCCTACATGCTGCAAGAGGAATCCCCGACATGA